The Populus alba chromosome 13, ASM523922v2, whole genome shotgun sequence genome contains the following window.
TAAGGCATCCCAAATGCCAGAAACTGAAGGGAGAAACAGTCTTCTGGTGAAAGTTGGTAGTGGGTTTTGAAGGTTGTGAATTCTTGAAGGAATGTTAGTGCTGAAGAAGTGTGATTTGGTGTGAGTTTTGGGTGAAAATGGAAGTGTAGTAGTTAAAGAGTGCTTGTGTTTCGAGGATGAAGAGGGTGTGGGAAATATGTGATTGAAGTTATGGGTTAAAGCCATTGAAGTAACAGTTGAAATGTGTACACCAATTTGACTGTTGTGAATGTTGAGGTTGTTCGGGTTCCTGTGTTCTTGGGTTTTGGATAAACTGTGGGAAGTTGCTGGGATAGAGATAAGGAGCTAAAAGGTAACCGAACGTAAGGCTTAAACTTGACTTGAGAGATTTAATCTTTGAATGGTAATTCAGTATTTCATCAGTTggtttttaatgatttgttgAAAAGACCGTTTCTTTGGACAAATAAACGATGGACATCGCCAAGGACAGAGCCATCCTAGCACATCACATGGTGGTCTCTACAAATTATGTGCACGGGTGGTTCACGGAACCAGGTTGCGCCAATGCAAACATCCATGAGGCACATGACTGTTCTTGAAAAAATCCGTACGTGTTTGTGCTGAAGATGACATCCTGTGAGCCAGAGCTCAAGGAGCCAATCATCCTTGAATTAACTCTCCTGACAATAAACTGCAACTCAATTGGCATGATGTCATATATCCCCACTCACTGCAAGGACAAGATTCAGGTTCGAGTTTCCTTgtaattacaaaaagaaaaatccaagaaCAGACTCTCCTGACAACGTTTGAATAACTTTTTCAAAACACCAATGAATGACATGGAAAAAAGGTGAAACCTAAGAATAAATGGCGGTCACCAGTTAATATGATCGTCTTGGTTCAAAATACATGCCTCGAAATTGTTTCAGTGGGCTCATTTAATTGGTTGGGTGACAcagaaaataaagtaaaatgtcAAGCATACATGTTAACCGTTAAAGCTTTCCATATTTCCAACCAATTTGTGACGCTTCCTTGTTATATACAAGATAAGGGGGAAAACATCCAGCTATGAAGTGTAAGATGATGACAAACTGGTTCCATTGAAGATCCGAGAGTTATTAGCAATAACAAGAGAATGGAGTTGGCACGTCTGGAAGAGAACTTCCGATGTGAAAAGATCAGTGAAAGAAATATCAGCATGTTCTTGTTGAATGGTTTTGCCATAACTATTTCTGGAAGAAAATCCTGTCTACAACATCAACGGGTAGAGCATGAGCTGGATCTATGGCTTTCAATCCTGGATATTCAAGAAGCGAAAGCCCTGCATCACAATAAACAGGAAAACAACACAGTGAAAACATGACATCTGCAgcatggataaaaaattaaaccaggGATATGGCACAAAAGTGAAACAATTGGCCACAGTGCTTTACTATGCGATGCTATGCCAAATGTGAAATGTGAAATGACCGACAACACCATTTGCTATTCTACACTGGATGAGCATGCCATTCTTTTACTGAATATCAACAATCAGGTAGGAGCTTAGTAGGAGACCATATTATCCTAAtctaaagggaaagaaaaaggtGGTTTCTAATGGCAATTCAAAGGCTATCTGGTTATTCAGCCTCAAAGTTCTAGATAAAACATGCAGCCTGAAGCTTTTCACCCCTCTTGCAAAAGGTCTTACTagatgaagaagatgacaaCAAAGCCAAAGCTTTAATCGAAACTAGTTGGGGCCAGCTATATGGATCCTCTTGCTAAGATGAAGAAAAGACAAAATACATAACCTGAAGAGATGTCCAAGATGCTGACTTCAGGAATTTAAGATAGAGTGAGTAGCCCTGGTGGCTTTTAAGAAATGTTTGCAATGAAAAGGGAGGGAATAAAAAGCCATTAAACTACCAGCTATTCCGAAATATGTATGGTATACATCAACAGCATCTTCTGGTCTATCTGAAATTCCTCCATTTTCTGTATCCTGTAAATTTCAACAAACAAATATTAGCAAGTCATCTTCATTAGAACATTAACATCTTATGGTTCTCTTGATTACTCTGGAATCATAACCATAGCCCATTCAGTTCAAAACTGACCTGACAGTTTAAAATGAACTTAGCTAGCTTGTCCTTGTTAATCCAATGAACTCTGTCAATCATAATCAGGCTAGAAAGAACCCACCATGAATAGCAAACCTGAAGAGATTAAATAGTCATAATCAGAAGAATATATAAGAATCTTGGTGGAAAGGTACTTGTATTTGTAAGAGATACCCACATCAGGAAGTTTCTCAGGGCGACCATTTAGACCTCCAGATTTGACTTGGCGTTCGCATAGCCACCAGCCAAGGAGGTCCTTGTCAACATGATGTAGAGACCCCGTAATAGCAAGAGCACCCACACAACAGAAAACTACAGTcacagagaagagaaaaaatttaacatacttaaaattaaattatatccaGACATGCAACATAAAAAATCCAAGGTGATCAAGCTACAATTTGCAGTCTTCTAGAACATAACTTCATCGAATGATtcacaaaatttttaattgcagTTAACATGAAGTTTCATGCAGCAGTCTACAAAAACTTAGTTGCTCCAAATACCACTCACTTAAAATTACTCGTGCTTTCATTCTCTTCCACTAGCTCTCACCTAGATGGAGTTTCAACATAACTTGAGAAATCAATGAACTATTTGCTAATCTCACCTCATTTTAATTAAAGCTTATGAGAGCCTCAACTTCCATTGCTAAATTAGAAAATTTGATTGAGTACAAATATCAAAATGTTGGTGATCAACAGGCACTTCTTTTACCAAATAAATGATCAAAACGATGCAGGCTCACATGGTGGATCATGGATGCAGTTTTAATCGTCGCCCAAGACTACGAAACTGAAGGGTGAAAATTCTGCTCTTATGTTTCAGAATAAAATTCCAAGTGTGATGTGGAACATACTCTGGCCAGCATGAGACTCTCCACCAGGAGTGCATCCAAATCCACCATCCACATTTTTGCAACTTGCGATGTAATTAACTGCCTTCTCCACGTTTATTTTATCCAGACGATGCAAAATAGACAGACAACATATTGCAAGATATGAAAACCTGGAAAAAAAGGATGAGGAAAAGAACTGGCCTGTGAGATAATGTTTTACAAGTATAACTACTCTTTCCAAAAAGCATGAGAAGCTGATTAGCTCAGATGGAAGGGACTGGTAGAAAGAATACCGAGAGTCTACTTCTCCCCACTCATCCCCGGAAAACGATCCATCTTCATTTTGCAGCCCACTAATATCTGGCATAAAGTTGAGCAAACCAAGAAATGGATGGCCTGTGATATGTTGAATTGGTATGCTTAATGTCTCAATTCTGTTAGCCTCATATTTTATTAAGTCATCGACCCAAAAAATGAATGTTCACTCAATCAAGAAAAGTGAGGACAACATTAAATTTCAAACAATTGGAACTTTAGTGAACTAAACAGCTATTTATGTAAACAACACAACGCAGTTGCCATATTATAATGTACTTACTCTTTATGTGAACTAAATTGCAGCGAATGATGAGTTCCTAATAaacaaaatctcaaataaaggACGAACAATCTCAAAGCTCACTAAAGAAAACCAAATAAGGATACAATTTGCAACTTTATCAGCATCCAGAACATTTAGCTTATCAAAAAGGGCCAAAACTTGTACAGCACTAAGGGTATACAGCATATGGGGGTCATGCCCGATATTACCAGCAAATCCACCTACATAACAGAAAGCAACACCACCCGTCTTACTGTAAGGATTCGATCTTTTTACTTGTTTATCTTCCAAGTTGCATGAGATTGgtaattaatgaaagcaaacaAAGTCAAGTTCTTGACAAACCAGACTCATGTTGGCACTTCATGATCCATTCAATAACTTCATTTGAATCCAAAGCATCAAGCTTTCCTAAAAGATCCAATGTAGCCAATCCCCAATACGCTCCATTCATTCTTAAATGCTCCAACACCACCGATTCGAAACTATCCTTTCTCTACGCCCACAATGGAACATAAccaaaagattcaaactttagTAACTTTAttacacacaaaaataaaaaagacaaatacTTATAGTAAAAAACAAACCTTTTCAACTGATAAAATGTATTTAACATGTTTATCAACCACCAACTCTCCCATCTGTCATGGTCATACAATTGGTCAAGTTGAGGTCCTTACAAGTGCAgaaactaagaaaaattaaattttgaaaacaacCCACAAGTTTATGCTGCAGAAATAAACAGATGAAAAGTGATGTAAGCGAGAAAAGGAGAGTTACCAGCGGAAATCGTGATGGTGAATCGGAGGGAGGGACTAGGGAGGGAGACGGGGACCTAGGAGGGCGAGAGATCAGAGAAGCTAAGCTAGAATCTTTTACGGCctaatcttttttatgttttttgggcTGATGGAGGCCCTTTAATGTGTGAAGATTTTTTATGTGGGTTTGTTTGCAGCAATTACTTTGAGCAAGATAAGTAAAGATTGGCCCATTACACGGTAGGAAAACAACATCatgaaaatagagaaaaggaaaaagtttattagattaattgcacttcatttcttctttctattattgatatttttaatgtgatatctttattttatttattatctcctttactctatatttttttttattaatgtgatcTCTCCtatatgattttatcattttttttcattaaatgtaaatacatgtcaataacATAGAATTTTAGACttaaaacttttgaaaaaaaaacattagaaagaaCGAGAAAGatcagtaaaatataaaaataaatttttaaaaaattaataagaaatttcGAGAGCCAAGATATTAGATTGAAAAATGGAAAATTCGAATTGAAAAATGGGAAATTACTAagaaagtatgatttatttattttttaaaaatgctttgtgtatgcattttattttttaatatgctggAATAAATTAGAATCTATATTCTTTTTTTGGGCAAGggagaatgaattaaaattgtaGGTAGATTAAATATACCATGTTGCTCGTAGATTAAGTTAGTGAATATGATACAAAcgggaagaaaattaaatacCCATACCCAAAGACAACATTCTAAATTGTATCTCTATGACTacaattattttcaatcaaataagatttcatgaataattattatttcttggCTATTTATGAATTCTCTTGGAAAATAacctgttttatttttatggaacATTTTTCTGGTCGATTctgttattttaattcaaaagaagaaaatatgatCCTAATTGAAGGAGGAAAGTGAGGGGTTAACTCACATGTAGAAAGTAaatagaagaaggaaaaatattatagatgaaACATGTGCATTAAAAACAATTGGGTAAAATTGATAAAGTTAAAATTCTCAGGGGGCAACCTGCATCGACTTGCCATCCCTCTGATTGTGGAGACCAGATTAGATCATTTACCCGCaggcaaattatttttttaaaaaaaaacaaaaagatatcTCAGATCGCTAAAGTGttttaagaaaccaaaaaattaaatagtgtAAAGATTACTTAATATAATAGGCACAgtccaaaaataatttgaataataaaaaaaaaaattaaaaaatattaaaacaataatatattgaattgaacatatataaaagcaaataaaaaaatatattgaagtttaattatcaatccattcaaaaaaaaaaaaaaattcaaggtcaaCCCAGGTTAATATGTCAAACTTAGATCATGAGACTggaataatctaataaaaaaaaattataaaactcaatttttaattaaccgAACATTgaaggaataaattgaaaaaaaatatatttaaaaaatcattaaaaaaaacttgagtcaacctgTTTTAACTCGTCAAAACCTTGACTTGGATCATAAAATcaggataatctcatagaaaacaaactgaaacaaattataaaaattaattctcaatcaatctaaatgataaaagatgaaattaaaaaaaaaaactaaaatcaatcgGGTTAACATAAATGTTGTATTTCAAATCAtgagataacttcataaaaaacaaactaaaataaattataaaactcaatccctaataaatctaatattaaagaataaaattaaaacaaaaaaatattattcttaaaacAATACTTTGGAggggaaaaaatgaattttcccCTTCTCAATTAGTTcaggttaataataataattaaaaaaaaaacctaacaacgAAGGACaaattacaatattttaaaatttagattatcattaattaaaatagtgaTTCGATGAAATTACTCctggctgaaaaaaaaaaaccttttaaatggATATTAGGAGTAAAGTAGTATCATGATACAATTATCTATGGATAGACTaagtatataataattaatcaaataaaaataatattattgattccTAGGTGAGTAATCAAGAACAATCTATGAAAACCGCGGTCCAAGGCACAACATGGATTGCAAAATCCACCAAAACCAAATACTAAGTTCGTAGTAGTGGAGGTCTTTTTCTAAACGGAAACTATATAGATAAAGACAGCTTGTTAGTGTCTTTTGTCTTCTTGGCATTAAATTTTTGttgaagaaatgaagaagaaaggaattGCATGTTATGTTTATCCAACATTTTACATGAATATgtgtgtgaattttttttttttttagagaggaAAGCTTGATAACAATAGTGCTCATTTAGGGCCTTTTCAGGAATgtggttataattgttttttaaagtgttttttttatatcaaaatgcatcaaaatgattttttttattttttttaaaattatttttgagttaAGTgcattaaaacgatctaaaacatacaaaaaaaattaatttttaaccaaaaaaattaaattttttgaaaacaagggTTGACCTGCTTTTCCAAACGCTCCCTTAGTATTActactattttattaaaatattttttatttaaaaaataataatattaaattgattatgcATTATTTAGGCacgtaatttttattttttttttttggttcccgGAATCTCAAATCACCTCTTGATCATCCACTTCCTAATCGAGCCCCCCATAAAAATCGATCAACtaccaaatgttttttaatgttctcAATTGGGTCCTTTTTCCTAAATCATTAACATTTTTCGTCAAAATTTCTTCAGCATGACATTTTTTTCACCACATAGAATATGCACATGGGAACATATAAGAATCAATTGAGAGATCTTTGTGACACGAAACTCAATTGAGAAAGAGTAAATAGACTACGAGTTTATTTGAGTAGAATATTTTATTGGAGAATATTTTAcagatttttattatgtttattttttaaaaatattttttgatgcttttttttcataaaatattttataaataaatttacttaCAATATCATCCAATTATTTTGATGATCATATCCCTCTCATCATTATTATCACcggcacttttttttttccactgctACCACAACAATAAGCTCATCATCTCTCTTTCTACAATATCTTGTTTTTAATCATAATCTTTTTCATTGTTACAtccctttttattattaccatgatcacctttttaatttttaccgTCATTttacaatcatttttttttaattactattattaaaaaatattttatatgtaataaaacaaatggattcctaagaaataaattgttttttccttattagCATGATTCAATTAATCttataattgagaaaaaaaatatataataatgtgATATGTCCAGGGGCGGGGCGGAGGAGGTtgggctataaaaaaaaaaaaaaaatcctaacccCCCTGAACAATTTAAGATTTTAgagctaaatttaataaaatttatgttttgtgcCCCTAAAAATTCCTTTTTAGTCTTAGCTACCCTACAAATATTTTATGGCCCCGCCCGCCGCTGATATGtcgatatttgtttttttattataaaaagtgaaaagatcGATAGGTTATTAAACATTATACGACAGAAACAACTTGCTTGCAATGGAGACCAAGTCTCGTTCATGTTTTTccaacaataaaaatcaaatcattcaTGTCAAAATTAAAGGATATAATCCTTTTTTAAGTTTATCTTCCTGTTCCccgattttgaaattgaaagttgACAGGATAGAAAAAAAAGTCTCAAAATATTATCCAGGCTGACGaagcaaaattaatttgattaagatAATGTTTGAGGAGTGCGGTTCAAAtgaaaatttgtaattttttttaaaaaaatagttttatttttatatatatatatatatatatttaagtcattttaatatactaatattaaaaataaattttaaaaattaaaaatatttttttaatattttttttttaaaaaaaacaaacatctaCAAAATGAACCTGGTTTCTAAATACTTGTAAACAGCCCACAAAACATGATCTCGAGAGTTCTCTGTTTTAGGttgacctatatatatatataattaaaaaataaattaaaaaacaagggtCGCAGGCCCACGTTAATGcaaagatattttttgtttgtttttttttaaaaaaaaaaacaaatacacaatGTGTCATTTCAATCGACATAGACGTGTGATAATGTATTCTAGTGGGCAATTTACAATGACATTTATAGCATTTGCCACCATATAATTTCCTGCATTTATCGaaagcagatttttttttttaggaatagaTACCTATTAATAATTTAGATTAGATTAACttatttggatttaataatttgattgtttttaattctAACTAGGATATTCACCCATGCTTTGCAgcgaattaagaaaaaaaaaataatataaaaaatataaaatgctcTACCCAAATGCTAAAATGTTTGACTAAAACGAGATTTAAAAAGTTGGATCTGGTAGGAATGTCAAATCCAATAATATATGATCCGGTTAATAAGGCAATTGAGTTTGATGGCCCAACTACATCCAATAGCATTGGATAAAGATGTGATTTAAGAGCATTAGGTAGCGGCTAAGTCAGAtccaacaacattttttttttgactaaaaacaacaaaaatgacgTTTCACCCCTAGTACTATTGTGTCATCTACAATGCCAAACACTATATGTCTATAATGTGGTTTACTTTGAATCTAGCTGTCGAGCCAGACCAAAATTCAAGGAGCCTTTGTCTGGCTAACAAGACAATTGAGCTTGATGACCCAACTAGACTCAGTAAATTAGGTAGAGCTGCTAGTCAGACTCAAGAGTATTGGGTGGCGGCTAAACCAGATACgacaacaatttttttactaaaaacaacaacaaccccAGTGCTACAGTGTTATTTACAATGCAAACGTTGTATGTCTACAATGGTTCACAATGTAAATACTCCTATGTAGATAGTACttgcataatttatttttttgtatctaGCTGCGAGCCAGACCCAACAACATTGGGTTTGATAGTAACAATActtttttactaaaaacaataaagacaACAACCCCTAGTGCTACATTATTATCTACAATGCAAACACTATATGCTTACAATGGTTCATAGTGTAAATACTCTATGCATATAGTGCTTGCACAATTTTTTCCTTGGATTTGGCTGCAGAGCCAAACCCAATAACATTGGGTTTGACGGTAACAAtattttttgactaaaaaaaaaaaacaacgccCCCCTGATGTTACAGTATCGTCTATAATATAAACACTCTATGTTTATAATGTAATGGGTATATTTCCACAGtatctatataatattttttccacgACTTTTAAAGTATAGTATAATGCGgtgatctattttttatttaaatccttggactaatatttaaaataatttaattttcttaaaaatatactaaaaagatatatatgttTAATAACAGATAACCcgaaagaaaaaactttgtcATAGCTCatctaaaaatactttatattataaatataaataaaatatattttcaaaccagTTTACTTTTAACCGACTTAAATCAAGTCAAAGGTATTATATAATACAGTGAAGGGATATTAAAGTGGAGGGTGCCATTAAACTACCGAAATCGGAGGCTTTCCACAGTTAAATCTATCATAACGGGGGATCCATGGCAGGTCTCGTCACAATCCacaaacataatattttctatGTGCTCTAATTAAATTAGTAAACTTTATAAGAAGGATAACACCGTTGTTTTTACCgttgtttttatgaaaaaaaacaacggTGTTTTCCTTCTTATaaagtttacttttttttttcttaaagtgtTGCCAAAATTCGGTGGCCTGCTAATTTTGAACCCCACTCTGATCAAGAGAGCGTTTCAcactgtatttttaaattttctttttttaatttaaaactataaaaataaaaaaatattccaaatataaattgaaaaaatgctAAACAAACTTAAATCACTATGTTAAAGCTACCTAGCCGCAA
Protein-coding sequences here:
- the LOC118060968 gene encoding geranylgeranyl transferase type-2 subunit beta 1, producing the protein MGELVVDKHVKYILSVEKRKDSFESVVLEHLRMNGAYWGLATLDLLGKLDALDSNEVIEWIMKCQHESGGFAGNIGHDPHMLYTLSAVQVLALFDKLNVLDADKVANYISGLQNEDGSFSGDEWGEVDSRFSYLAICCLSILHRLDKINVEKAVNYIASCKNVDGGFGCTPGGESHAGQIFCCVGALAITGSLHHVDKDLLGWWLCERQVKSGGLNGRPEKLPDVCYSWWVLSSLIMIDRVHWINKDKLAKFILNCQDTENGGISDRPEDAVDVYHTYFGIAGLSLLEYPGLKAIDPAHALPVDVVDRIFFQK